A single Megachile rotundata isolate GNS110a chromosome 9, iyMegRotu1, whole genome shotgun sequence DNA region contains:
- the LOC100883255 gene encoding uncharacterized protein LOC100883255 isoform X2 produces MEKENSASGGGGGGGGGGGGGEAAATATPGATSASEKLQADQANPLLDPTALFGAYWPRGDSAASSLFGGMPSGYGLGAHHLPSAYAILGRGGSAPGFGGHTPASAPPPPPYSHSSLGTLSVAASQAASLGINPASAAWWTMASHLAAQDYLARLQGAASLSGFPPGAESLLPPYPASLLNPPSLSSHKSSKSKFCYGKPKAKSSKSHKTTAASSGSSTTPSMTSSSLPVSTQAPPVTSSHHSTSVSSTQNSQTNVVSSAKEGSDPSSILGGVRLPPDTEIIKYTSSIVGPKVPGTTNRGRKKTISLDTPSVSVHPPPSVPALSAHQTNTTTTSLMMEPRKYNRAATESNDYREPVDRVEVIKLPAHSTNGSVLPAPTSYTTTTNANNTSDSDAPLNLSLKPSTTSGSSPISGSQPLSQLSNLSQSLLASDRTSRRKPGPKPRRVPQNSVPVPASPSPSLAQLFAAADSPQRPSSGSEESESASTTHHKDGRPRNLGRGVSKPKKNTVASLLAQSRALGIKPTPTLDPSVPLSHQVSLLRSNILAAQLHATATGQGDDKNQEKMKNKLLEASGEESNMDVTSESGSNTDVVTDTDDDNVDGVSSAKRRKVKPSERDLQVPLERGWKRETVIKGLGKSGVIKGDVSYYSPCGKTFRSSPDLAKFLEQQNPPELTTANFSFSSRPLVGEFLQPTMGLAEAEFVRLGAQEVARRLEELRAAGGFRDARTNNQYEREKLAYAKKLAKEEAQRHKEQARLIKEQEKSERQEAVRREREIRNQQLLEGRKRLAFTIKQKMKIIQEIERGKSKSDVARELGLASSTVATIWKNRESIAESWRNRDMMQQHTDREEETKKLSSSAASNLVSVTSLVTNTVLSTSTANTNNSNALPAVVVAPPQVQVVPPLPPPPPPLPLTTTTSTTVVPSASQPTLPSTTISSTSSTGTTTTTTAAANNVGLDNTQQAQTQTQSQEILEARKKRQEEVEKIRLEEQQRKQQERELKRQQAVMMKEQMYMQELTKQREMLYTVELERERRRQHMTLVRALENRRKMEEREKKRIEARAERIATKEKRAEQRKMEMELIEQIRKPVEDMELTDHRPLPEIKRIPGLKLSGQAFADIVMVFEFLHNFGETLGFDMDSLPSLKSLQLALLNDEEAEEEMLSVMTHLLVCAIEDPGIPQPARHTTGLGQSLRQADITHANISEVLRIYLYANATGEVKALTGVCLERERDKKFADHHQNGGDYASTCSGKNAQFYEHLHNNETWRMSERLRDKPFLALNPTHKAQMLAFLCNELLQNKAVIRQIEGSLETVAQLRKERFVLDTKIRKLRQLHSRKVRMEAVGVIVNKTGDTITIEKKEVDEEGNTTSTAVGTTPTPDEIHHEDEVEDMSENESEGTQPEEEEDKNLSGEELGKKLDKLLKQSEEQLQKLNSSSKQLRAHIFGQDRYWRRYWELACAGGIFVEAMESAEPEILELQAELDEKYKNMPVEDTKSEANQEESKSNAENRENEAPNDVKEEKKFNSNEQEEDVKPLLDKTKSEVEDVNCKKEPVQNCGSENSTNVKEEKKVDVDGSMTDAKTNVTSEEIKQETEVVNMDVDTKEETKKEHEEMDEEMKPNVKMEDKIVETIPNGDKFNHVNNLHNGKELNGTFISNNSNEFNWFSILPRETCDTPGPSTKQIFGIAEPTELRIPVFPPPASPNYDRCDSPAPLILTQDEAAQLEYLKVHGLPPPGEAKPVPKDLRYGWWRIQDVDTFQELLEHLHSRGVREKELKRTTWATMESFLAVTGRINVDPGNLTATELKSTPDDPDTPIPQPDNPENWSEQVALRVDAQLLEQVEALEDKVANASMQVKGWKLPPRAGTEEAEEIEKLNEMEKVSAVEQARQRLLSLEAAIERRYLKPPLGVCTGDPNLAALKAEQAAAANANSSNSDQSNQTPVPPEETTPRGLNNWREATARAHTSAQLAMALYMLEASIAWDKSIMKAVSLTPARNSVCVKLRNRCVSLKATTQYKQLLTTSQASNCQFCHSGDNEDKLLLCDGCDRGYHTYCFRPKMENIPDGDWYCHECMNKATGERNCLVCGKRVGKNLVLCELCPRAYHTDCHNPVMPKIPRGKWYCSNCHSKQPKKRNSSRRSHTKGGGTRESESSDHPPASPTPSTASNTHVEDVSSSEPATPTASPRKEGNNRTLTKKQQRELAPCKVLLEQLEQQDEAWPFLLPVNTKQFPTYKKIIKTPMDLSTIKKKLQDSVYKSRDEFCADVRQMFINCEVFNEDDSPVGKAGHGMRSFFEMRWTEITGAPPPHPQTHS; encoded by the exons CATATTGGCCTCGGGGCGACAGCGCAGCTTCGTCGCTATTCGGTGGAATGCCGAGTGGATATGGGTTGGGGGCCCATCATTTGCCATCGGCTTACGCCATCCTGGGCCGTGGAGGATCCGCTCCTGGTTTCGGGGGCCATACACCGGCGTCTGCTCCACCGCCACCCCCGTACTCCCATAGCAGCCTTGGCACTCTGAGCGTGGCTGCCAGTCAAGCTGCGAGTTTAG GCATCAACCCTGCCAGCGCAGCATGGTGGACGATGGCCTCGCATTTGGCAGCACAGGACTATCTCGCGAGGCTACAAGGGGCTGCAAGTCTTTCCGGATTCCCGCCTGGTGCCGAGAGCCTGCTGCCACCTTATCCTGCCTCTCTACTTAATCCCCCGTCCCTTTCGTCTCACAAGTCCAGTAAGT CCAAATTCTGTTACGGAAAACCAAAAGCTAAGTCAAGCAAGAGTCACAAGACGACGGCAGCCAGCAGCGGCAGCTCGACGACGCCGAGCATGACAAGCAGCAGTTTGCCGGTGTCGACTCAAGCACCGCCGGTCACGTCCTCTCATCACAGTACCTCGGTCAGCAGCACGCAAAATTCGCAAACGAACGTCGTCAG TTCTGCGAAAGAGGGCAG CGATCCCAGCAGTATATTAGGAGGTGTGCGACTGCCTCCCGACACGGAGATCATCAAGTACACTTCGAGTATAGTCGGTCCAAAGGTTCCTGGGACAACGAACCGCGGAAGGAAGAAGACCATATCCTTAGACACGCCGAGTGTCAGTGTACATCCACCACCTAGTGTACCTGCTCTCTCTGCTCATCAGACGAACACCACCACGACGTCGTTGATGATGGAACCCAGGAAATACAATCGCGCGGCG ACCGAGTCGAACGACTACAGGGAGCCAGTGGATCGTGTAGAAGTGATCAAATTGCCAGCGCATTCTACCAACGGTTCCGTTCTACCGGCACCTACGTCCTACACAACCACCACGAATGCTAACAACACGAGCGACTCGGATGCTCCGTTGAATCTCTCCCTGAAGCCCTCGACGACGAGCGGTAGCTCGCCCATTTCTGGTAGTCAACCGCTCAGTCAGCTCAGTAATTTAAGCCAGTCGTTACTTGCCTCTGACAGAACGT CGAGACGAAAGCCCGGGCCGAAGCCGCGAAGAGTGCCCCAGAACTCGGTGCCGGTGCCAGCCTCGCCGAGTCCATCGTTGGCGCAGTTATTCGCCGCAGCGGATTCGCCACAACGGCCAAGTAGCGGAAGCGAGGAAAGCGAGAGTGCTAGCACGACCCATCACAAAGATGGTCGACCGAGGAACCTGGGACGTGGCGTGTCCAAACCGAAGAAGAACACCGTCGCCTCGTTGCTGGCTCAAAGCAGAGCCCTGGGGATTAAACCTACGCCCACCTTGGACCCTAGCGTGCCATTGTCTCACCAGGTCTCGCTATTGAGGTCGAACATTCTGGCTGCACAGCTGCACGCCACCGCCACGGGTCAAGGTGACGATAAAAATCAG GAGAAGATGAAGAACAAACTGCTGGAGGCGTCCGGCGAGGAAAGCAACATGGACGTGACCAGCGAAAGCGGAAGTAACACGGATGTTGTGACGGACACCGACGACGACAACGTGGACGGGGTATCCAGCGCGAAGAGGAGAAAGGTGAAGCCCAGCGAGAGGGATCTACAGGTTCCTCTGGAACGTGGCTGGAAACGGGAGACTGTCATCAAGGGATTAGGGAAGTCGGGAGTGATAAAGGGTGACGTGTCTTATTACAGCCCTTGCGGAAAGACGTTCAGGAGCAGTCCGGATTTGGCGAAG TTCTTGGAGCAACAGAATCCACCCGAGCTGACTACCGCGAACTTTTCCTTCTCGTCTCGTCCTCTGGTGGGCGAGTTCCTGCAGCCGACAATGGGCTTAGCGGAGGCGGAATTCGTTAGGTTGGGTGCACAGGAAGTGGCGAGAAGATTGGAGGAGCTGAGAGCCGCGGGTGGTTTCAGGGACGCGAGAACAAACAATCAGTATGAAAGGGAGAAGCTCGCGTACGCGAAGAAACTCGCGAAGGAAGAAGCACAGCGACACAAGGAACAGGCTAG GCTGATCAAGGAACAGGAAAAATCGGAGAGACAGGAAGCAGTGAGACGAGAACGAGAAATTCGAAATCAGCAGTTGCTCGAG GGTCGAAAGCGGCTAGCGTTCACGATCAAGCAGAAAATGAAGATCATCCAAGAGATCGAACGCGGTAAGAGCAAGAGCGACGTGGCGCGCGAGCTGGGTCTGGCTAGCAGCACGGTGGCCACCATCTGGAAGAATCGGGAGAGCATCGCCGAGAGCTGGAGGAACCGAGACATGATGCAACAGCACACCGATCGCGAAGAGGAGACGAAAAAGCTATCGTCGTCCGCCGCTTCGAACTTGGTCTCCGTGACGTCGTTGGTAACCAACACGGTGCTCAGCACGAGCACCGCCAACACCAACAATAGCAACGCCTTGCCGGCCGTCGTGGTGGCACCTCCGCAGGTGCAAGTGGTACCTCCACTGccaccgccaccaccgccaCTACCATTGACGACAACCACCTCCACGACGGTCGTGCCCTCGGCCTCGCAACCGACGCTGCCATCCACAACTATCTCCAGCACATCGTCCACCGGCaccacaaccaccaccacagcCGCCGCCAACAACGTCGGCTTGGACAATACCCAGCAGGCCCAGACCCAGACGCAAAGTCAGGAGATTCTGGAG GCTCGGAAAAAACGGCAGGAAGAGGTGGAGAAGATACGACTGGAAGAGCAACAACGGAAGCAACAG GAACGAGAACTGAAGCGACAGCAAGCAGTCATGATGAAGGAACAG ATGTACATGCAGGAGCTCACCAAGCAGCGCGAGATGCTCTACACCGTCGAGCTG GAGAGGGAGAGAAGGAGACAACATATGACGTTGGTACGTGCTCTCGAAAATCGTCGGAAGATGGAGGAAAGGGAGAAGAAGCGGATAGAGGCGAGGGCTGAAAGAATCGCGACGAAAGAGAAACGCGCTGAACAGAGGAAGATGGAGATGGAACTCATTGAACAGATCAGGAAACCCGTCGAAGATATGGAATTAACAG ATCATAGACCACTGCCAGAAATTAAACGAATACCCGGTCTCAAGTTGTCGGGTCAAGCATTCGCGGACATTGTTATGGTGTTCGAGTTTCTGCATAATTTTGGAGAGACTTTAGGCTTTG ACATGGACTCCCTCCCGAGTCTAAAGAGTCTCCAGCTAGCCCTGCTCAACGACGAGGAAGCGGAAGAAGAAATGTTATCAGTGATGACGCACCTACTGGTATGCGCCATCGAGGACCCAGGAATTCCACAACCCGCTAGACACACCACAGGATTAGGCCAAAGCCTACGACAAGCTGACATAACGCACGCAAACATCAGCGAGGTGCTACGAATCTATTTGTACGCGAATGCCACCGGTGAGGTGAAAGCGTTGACCGGGGTCTGTCTGGAACGAGAACGCGACAAGAAGTTCGCCGATCATCATCAGAACGGTGGAGATTACGCTTCGACCTGTTCAGGAAAGAACGCTCAGTTCTATGAACATCTGCACAACAACGAAACCTGGAGGATGTCTGAAAGATTGAGGGACAAGCCGTTCTTGGCTCTGAATCCAACGCACAAGGCGCAGATGCTCGCGTTCCTCTGCAACGAGCTGTTGCAGAACAAGGCTGTGATCAGACAGATCGAAGGGAGCTTGGAGACGGTGGCACAACTTAGGAAGGAGAGATTCGTTTTGGATACTAAGATCAGAAA GCTGAGACAATTGCATAGTAGAAAGGTGCGTATGGAAGCAGTcggtgtgatcgtgaacaaGACCGGAGACACCATTACCATCGAGAAGAAGGAAGTCGACGAGGAAGGTAACACCACATCGACGGCAGTGGGAACAACGCCTACTCCTGATGAGATCCATCACGAGGACGAGGTTGAGGACATGTCTGAGAACGAGAGCGAAGGAACTCAGCCTGAAGAG GAGGAAGACAAGAATCTGTCCGGCGAAGAGCTTGGCAAAAAATTGGACAAACTATTGAAGCAATCAGAGGAGCAGCTGCAGAAACTGAACAGCTCCTCGAAGCAACTGCGAGCGCACATATTTGGCCAGGACAGGTACTGGAGAAGGTACTGGGAGTTGGCCTGCGCTGGTGGTATCTTCGTGGAGGCTATGGAGAGCGCCGAACCGGAAATCCTAGAGCTCCAGGCTGAGCTAGATGAAAAGTACAAAAACATGCCGGTGGAAGATACGAAGTCGGAGGCGAATCAAGAGGAGAGCAAGTCGAATGCTGAGAATCGAGAGAACGAGGCTCCGAACGATGTTAAAGAGGAGAAGAAATTTAACTCGAACGAACAAGAAGAGGACGTGAAGCCTTTGTTGGATAAAACGAAATCTGAAGTGGAGGATGTGAACTGCAAGAAGGAACCTGTGCAAAATTGTGGCTCGGAGAATTCGACGAACGTGAAGGAGGAGAAGAAGGTTGATGTGGATGGTTCGATGACGGACGCTAAGACGAACGTCACTTCAGAAGAAATTAAACAGGAGACAGAGGTTGTGAACATGGATGTGGACACGAAGGAGGAGACGAAGAAAGAGCACGAAGAGATGGACGAAGAGATGAAGCCTAATGTGAAGATGGAAGATAAAATCGTTGAGACGATTCCGAATGGCGACAAGTTCAATCACGTTAACAATCTTCATAATGGAAAGGAACTGAACGGCACATTTATTTCTA ATAACAGCAACGAGTTCAACTGGTTTTCGATTCTACCGCGAGAAACCTGCGACACTCCAGGACCGAGTACCAAACAGATATTTGGAATAGCTGAACCCACCGAGCTGAGAATACCAGTGTTCCCTCCACCGGCTAGTCCAAATTACGACAGATGCGATAGTCCAGCACCTTTGATCCTGACCCAAGACGAAGCAGCGCAGCTGGAGTATCTGAAAGTACACGGTCTACCTCCTCCGGGAGAGGCTAAACCAGTACCAAAGG ATCTGCGATACGGTTGGTGGAGAATACAAGACGTCGACACGTTTCAAGAACTGTTGGAACACCTTCATTCCCGCGGTGTTCGCGAGAAGGAATTAAAACGTACAACCTGGGCGACCATGGAGTCCTTCCTGGCCGTCACAGGTAGAATCAACGTGGACCCCGGCAACTTAACTGCCACGGAACTGAAATCTACACCTGACGATCCCGATACACCGATCCCGCAACCGGATAATCCTGAGAACTGGAGCGAGCAAGTCGCCTTACGCGTGGATGCGCAACTTTTGGAACAGGTCGAGGCTCTCGAGGACAAGGTCGCCAATGCCAGCATGCAGGTCAAAGGCTGGAAGCTACCTCCACGGGCGGGCACCGAGGAGGCtgaagaaattgagaaactgaacgAGATGGAGAAAGTGAGCGCTGTCGAACAGGCGCGACAAAGGTTACTGTCTTTGGAAGCTGCGATAGAGAGGAGATACTTGAAACCACCGTTAGGCGTTTG TACGGGCGATCCGAATTTGGCAGCCCTAAAGGCTGAACAGGCGGCGGCTGCAAACGCAAACTCGAGTAATTCGGATCAGAGCAATCAGACACCGGTGCCGCCGGAGGAAACGACTCCAAGAGGTCTGAACAACTGGCGAGAAGCAACAGCACGAGCTCACACATCGGCTCAGCTCGCCATGGCACTGTACATGCTGGAGGCCAGCATCGCCTGGGACAAGAGCATCATGAAGGCTGTGAGTCTAACACCAGCTAGAAACTCGGTCTGCGTCAAGCTACGAAACCGCTGCGTCTCACTCAAAGCTACCACTCAGTACAAACAGCTATTGACTACTTCTCAGGCCTCT AACTGTCAGTTCTGTCACAGTGGAGATAACGAAGACAAGCTGCTACTGTGTGATGGTTGTGATCGCGGCTATCATACTTACTGTTTCCGTCCAAAAATGGAAAACATTCCTGATGGTGACTG GTATTGTCACGAGTGCATGAACAAAGCAACAGGGGAACGAAATTGCTTGGTATGCGGAAAAAGAGTTGGTAAAAACTTAGTGCTATGTGAACTCTGTCCACGGGCTTATCATACCGACTGCCATAATCCTGTTATGCCAAAA ATACCAAGGGGAAAATGGTATTGTTCTAATTGCCACAGTAAACAACCAAAGAAGAGAAATAGTAGTCGAAGGAGTCATACCAAAGGAGGAGGCACCAGAGAAAGTGAAAGTTCTGATCATCCACCAGCTAG TCCAACGCCGTCAACGGCATCGAACACGCACGTAGAGGACGTCAGTTCGTCGGAACCGGCAACGCCTACCGCCTCGCCGAGGAAGGAGGGCAACAATAGGACGCTCACGAAGAAACAACAACGAGAGCTGGCTCCTTGTAAGGTGCTACTCGAACAGTTGGAGCAACAGGACGAGGCCTGGCCGTTCCTTTTGCCGGTGAACACCAAACAGTTTCCGACCtacaagaaaattattaaaacaccCATGGATCTCAGTACGATCAAGAAGAAATTGCAGGACTCCGT GTACAAGTCTCGCGATGAGTTTTGCGCCGATGTCAGACAGATGTTCATCAACTGCGAGGTATTCAACGAGGACGACAGTCCCGTGGGGAAGGCTGGACACGGGATGCGCAGTTTCTTCGAAATGCGTTGGACCGAGATTACAGGCGCGCCACCCCCACATCCGCAAACGCATAGCTGA